In Humulus lupulus chromosome 7, drHumLupu1.1, whole genome shotgun sequence, the following are encoded in one genomic region:
- the LOC133788703 gene encoding serine--glyoxylate aminotransferase, which translates to MDYVYGPGRHHLFVPGPVNIPEPVLRAMNRNNEDYRSPAIPALTKTLLEDIKQIFKTTSGTPFLIPTTGTGAWESALTNTLSPGDRIVSFLIGQFSLLWIDQQQRLKFNVDVVESEWGRGADLDVLESKLADDSAHTIKAICIVHNETATGVTNDLSKVRKLLDDYRHPALLLVDGVSSICALDFRMDEWGVDVALTGSQKALSLPTGMGIVCASPKALEATKTAKSVRVFFDWSDYLKFYKMGTYWPYTPSIQLLYGLRAALDLLFEEGLDNVIARHSRLGNATRLAVEAWGLKNCTQKEEWFSNTVTAVVVPPYIDSSEIVRRAWKRYNMSLGLGLNKVAGKVFRIGHLGNLNELQLLGCLAGVEMILKDVGYPVKLGSGVAAASAYLQNNIPLIPSRI; encoded by the exons ATGGACTATGTATATGGACCAGGAAGGCACCACCTCTTTGTTCCTGGGCCTGTCAATATCCCAGAACCAGTCCTCCGCGCAATGAACAGGAACAATGAAGATTATCGCTCTCCTGCTATTCCAGCATTGACAAAAACTCTCCTTGAGGATATCAAGCAAATTTTCAAGACTACTAGTGGAACCCCATTTCTGATCCCAACCACTG GTACTGGTGCATGGGAGAGTGCACTTACAAACACATTGTCTCCTGGAGACCGGATTGTATCTTTTCTGATTGGTCAGTTCAGTTTGCTCTGGATTGATCAGCAGCAGCGCCTTAAGTTCAATGTCGATGTTGTGGAAAGTGAGTGGGGCCGAGGTGCCGACCTAGATGTTCTGGAATCAAAGCTTGCAGATGATTCTGCGCATACTATTAAGGCTATTTGCATTGTTCACAATGAGACAGCAACTGGAGTCACCAATGACTTGTCAAAAGTGAGAAAGTTACTTG ATGACTACAGGCATCCAGCACTCTTGCTTGTGGATGGGGTTTCCTCCATCTGTGCACTTGATTTCCGTATGGATGAGTGGGGCGTAGATGTTGCATTAACCGGCTCTCAAAAAGCTCTTTCTCTTCCGACTGGTATGGGAATTGTGTGTGCCAGCCCCAAAGCTCTAGAGGCAACCAAAACTGCAAAATCAGTGAGAGTTTTCTTTGACTGGAGTGATTACTTGAAGTTCTATAAGATGGGAACATATTGGCCCTACACCCCATCTATCCAGCTTTTGTATGGACTGAGAGCAGCTCTTGATCTTCTTTTCGAGGAAGGACTTGACAATGTAATTGCAAGACATAGCCGTTTGGGAAATGCCACAAG GCTTGCTGTTGAGGCATGGGGCTTGAAGAACTGCACCCAAAAGGAGGAATGGTTTAGTAACACAGTGACTGCTGTGGTTGTCCCTCCTTATATTGACAGTTCGGAAATTGTTAGAAGGGCGTGGAAGCGATACAATATGAGCTTAGGTCTTGGCCTTAACAAGGTAGCTGGAAAGGTCTTCAGAATAGGCCATCTTGGGAACCTGAATGAG CTGCAATTGTTGGGATGTCTTGCTGGTGTGGAGATGATACTTAAGGATGTTGGATACCCAGTTAAGCTAGGGAGTGGAGTTGCAGCTGCTAGTGCATACTTGCAGAATAACATCCCTCTGATCCCATCAAGGATTTGA